In Brienomyrus brachyistius isolate T26 chromosome 11, BBRACH_0.4, whole genome shotgun sequence, the DNA window gtaagtTAACTGTAAGACTTGACTTAATGTAGCTTCTAATTAAgggaatttttttttcagttgtgtGTGGCAGGGGTGACATTTAACAGTTAAatttccatctatccatccaactTCCAACTGCTCATCCAGGTCAGTGTTGcaaggtggggttggggggtttgCTGGAATTAAGGCATTAATGTGTGGAGTTTTGGGGCCCTTTCCTGATGCTTATAACGGGACACGGTTTGGACTGGGCTTCTGTGTACTAACCAAGGCTGACATATGGGACCACGGGAAGACAGTCCTGGGTTGTCTTAAAGAAATAATTTAGTATTTATGAATTCTAAGTGGTTCTTTTTCCAactgtacatttaaaaaatacaatttcATAGGCTAAGTGGTATCATTAAAAGCTAAGAAATGTGCTTTAAAATAAAACGCCGTACTACATCAAAACGCTGATGTAGTAAACTTTCTGCATAATCCAACTTTTTGGAAGATGCTTCACGAATACTGTTGTTCATTACTGTCACCTTCTGATTTTTCCCTTGGCGAATCAAACTCAAATTCTTCCTGGACGCATAGGAAAGGTTATGTAAATACTAATATAGAAAACCGAAGACCTGCTTGTATGGCTTACACTGCATAAACAAACGCCTAAATAATTAAGGAACCGCTTTGGCTCCTTAAAATGAGAGCAACAAAAATAATAGTATTTACAGTTTAGATTTGGTAATTAAGTTTCCTGAACGTCAatatctaataaatatttccccTTCAATAACATGTAAGAAAGCATCATAAGATGTACCACTCGATGCAAGTGATCTGGATTCTTCTGAATTGACACTAAAACAGaactttgctgtttaaatagaTATTCATCCATTGAACATGATTCATTGCACTACAGTCGTGACTGCAGAACAAATGGGACTCACACCCAGTCAATGCGGTCAACACCCACGGAAAACCCTTCGGGTAGTTTTGGATTCATTCTTTTAAATGTACAGAAGACGTTTTGGCATGTTCCTTAATATTAACTTGGATTCATGATAAGCATGCCTTATAAGTCAATTCAGATTTattcggggggggggatttcgcAGGGAAAGGGGCGCGAAGAAGTAAGCATGACCAAAGTTGGGTAAATGAAATGACCGTGATAAATAAACCAGCCCAGATCCAGATCCGCTCAATACCACGAGCGGCGGCGGGACCACGAGGGACCACTTCCCCGCTTTTAAGAACGACGGGCTCGCGGCACCCCCTGCTTCACTACAGGCCACCATTTTCTACCACAACAACAACATGTATgcaggcccccctcccccccttttttaaacaaatccagGAACAAAATGCAATTTCGCGAAAACGTTTTAAACACCGTTAAACGCCGGTAACTCCGGAAACCTCGCAAGTTAATGCAATAAACAGGAAATCGGTCGGATGATCGGGGTTCCGGGGGaagtggaattatttttgtaccagCAAAAGAGATCAACTTCCACATCCGGTGGAGCCGCATAAAATACCCCGACACTGACCTGGAAAAGCTTcgttaatgtctgacatgtTGAGTGCAGCCCTGTCCTAGCCTTACCTTTTTCCGGGGTGGGTAAAGCAGGCGTGCAGGGCGGCAGACCGCTGGCGGCTCTTAGGCACACGGGGGGTAATTCTTTAATGCCGTCTCTTCGAcgctcaatttttttttttttttttactcaaagaAAAGTCCCCGTATCCTGCGCGGATGTATACAGATCTGACAGGGTCACTATTTCCACCACTTCGGCGCGGCAGTCGAAGTTGGGTCGCCGTGGCCTTGACGGGTAGCCTAGTGCCACTTCGTCTGCGGTGGTGCAGTTTAACATTGGATGGTAATGTGCGGTAGTTTTATGGTTCTTTCGTAGCGTGGTAACAAAGGAGACCATATTGAAATAAGTATGCAGGCGGAGTGATACACGGCAACCATTTTGTGCATGCGCTCTATGGGAGTGTAGGCAAACCGCATTGCTGAGGGGTCCAGTAGCTCGGCCAGATGGTTAGCTATTCAAAACCccattactccccccccccccaacaaaaaacagacaaacaaataaataaataaaaattcagttGGAGTCTGCTCTTCATATAGCATTGGTATTGAATATCTTTAATCAGTAAACTGGCAAAATAATGCAGGTGTTAAAATAACACACGGAGAACATATATATTGAGAATTAAACCAGATATATACATTTTCCAGCAGTTTTCAAAAGTCATAAAACACTTGCAAATTAACGTGTACATAAAGTGACCTGGAAGCGCAGCAAACTTTCTGCGTTTTCAGACAGCTCGCTGATAAAGTTGGCACGTTTTGAATATGACGTCACGTCTCGTGCTTTTGGGGGCTCTTCCGGGAATCAGATgttcggggagggggggaacCAAAACAAACCATATATTCGCTGCTAGTGACATAACGTATGTATTCCGTTCCTTTGAGATATTCCTGGAATGAACTGAACCGATATGACGGAGCGCGCACTTTATATTTTGGGGCATTGCTAATGCATGTTTTACTGCAGTTATGTTTCTTTGCGTAAGCTAGCCTAGATCGTAGCTGTGGTGTTTCCTGGATCAGTGCTCACTGGGGAGTGATCACCCAAAGTTTACTGGGCTAAGTGTTTTGTCCTTAACGGTGGGTTAAACTAGCTATATTTCGGTTCAGTTTCTCTTGTATTAGGGCCCTTGGGTACTTACTGTCGACATATTGTAGGCTGTCCGGTTACGTTAGTTTAACGACACCAGtactgcgcagtgctgtttttgACCAGTGGACTTGCTGGTAAGCGTTACCCTCAGACGtcgttaaattaattaaattagatGTTAAAATAGCGATTTAGTGTAAAGGTCTTCGTTAATTATGCAATGTAAATTAGTAGTTTCTAAGACTGGCAGTATATTAAAAGTGGTATGTTAAAAGCAACAGTTACCTAGTGTGTCGGTTAATACTTTACCTATTTAGATTTTAGCTTTGGGAAATTTACTGCCGAGCTAGGGACGGTGACGGTAGAAGTGAAACTTGGCAGATGTTACTGTCAGTGACGGATAACTTATTTACATGAGGAAGTAAGGTGTTGCTTTTATGAATTCGCTTTGTTTTTCCAAACATGTCATGCAAATATGCCAGACGTTAAAACTTGCATCTAGAATTAATATATACCACAGCGAAAGCCGAATTAAAtaaatgtcatttttatgtttgttttcaaACAGGTCAGCGTTTACCTAAAACGAGCATGTGAAAATACCTGTCCAAGGTCACTAGTAAACCCGCTAAGATGCCGGCTGTAACATCTGGGGTGAAGGACTTGTACCTGTCCACCTCGTTGGGAGAACTCAACAAGAAAGCCGAAATCAAGCCTGAAAAAACGAGTACGCGGAGGTGTGTGACAAGTTATGTGTTCTAATGTAATGTATTTATATTATGGCTTCACTTGTATAATTTTGCATGTCCCCATTACTCACAAATTATTCTGTACAAAAGTTTTCCGAACAAGATACGATCCGTTCGGGGGCGACCTTTACACTGGCTGTATTGAATGTCACGGGTGTTCGTCAACACAGTTAAGTTGCTATTTGGTTGATGTGTTTCtatttttctaacttttttGGCTCTATTGCGGCTCTATTCCAGCTATGTCCAGAGTGCCTGTAAAATATTTAAAGCGGCGGAGGAGTATCGCCTGGACAGAGATGAGGAAAAGGCCTATGTGATGTACATGAAGTATCTCACCGTCTATGATCTCATCAGAAAAAGGCCCGATTTCCGGCAGCAGAAGGTGACGTCCGACTACACGTGTCTATGACGTATTTACAACTGACGTAGGAAAACTAAGCATGTGACCTACAAACCGTAAAACAAATGCAGCTAAAATATTTCTAGCTGAATAGCAGTTTTAATGTCTGTTAATATAAAGTCAGTTCTGTCTAATGGGCATAAAGGAATTCATTCTGTTCTGTTGTCAATCAGTGAcgaataaatacattttctttttccCCCCAAAGGATTATTACCTTTCGTTGCTTGGTCCAAATAGCTTCAAAAAAGCCATAGAGGAGGCAGAAAGGCTGTCTGAGAGCCTTAAGCTAAGGTTAGACCTTGTACTATTACAACCATACATACTGCTATTCAGGTACATGATCCTGAAAATCAATGCTAAATGGCATCTTCCCAAGTAACATGAAATGTTATTTTGGGTAATAATCCCTGAGGTTTGAATACTATACACCTAAAAACAAATGTACAGTAATGGTTGCTGGGGTGTTTAAGACAACTTTGCTGTACCCTTTTAATAACTGTGTCCCTCATGGAAAAGGTATGAGGAGGCTGAGGTACGGAAAAAGCTAGAGGAGAAGGAAAAACAAGACGACGTCAAGAAGAAAGAGGAAAGCTCAGAAAAGGAGAGAAGAAAGGGCACTTTGGATAAGGCATCAGATGCCAAGAAGGATAATGTAAGTATCCCTGTACTGCTCAGCCATGCCCGATAGATGTTTACAATGACTACCAGCTTGAATAAATATGTTTGCACAGTCAAGCCTTCGTATCCATGGGTGATGGTGTCCAGGACCCCTCATGGATACCAAAATCTGTGCATGCTCAAGTCCCTTATATAAAATGGCGTCGTATTTGCATATAACCTACACACATCCTCCTGTATACTTTAAACAATCTCTAGATTACTTCTAATTGGAACTTTCTCAAATTTCTTTCCCCAAATATTTTCAATCCATGCTTCGCTTGAATCTGCAGATGTGTAACCCTGCGATACGAAGGCTGCTAGTAGATATAGTAGCAAATTATCGACacaaacataaaatattataagACTCACATGTAGTACTTAAAAGTACATTTGCTGTATGCAAAATAAGCTGCGACCTGCTGATCTACTGGAGTAGTGACCTGTCATTTATGCGGTTATGTTTTTAATATGGTTTAATGCTGTGTTTTGTCATGCCGTCCTGTGCTTTAGATCAGGGGGGACCTGAAGGACCCGAAGAGTGAAACCCCAAAAGGTTAGGATTCTGCTCCATAATGTGTTTAATCCCCCTGGCTAACAGAACTCAGATGACCTcacctgttccccccccccccccaacaggaaGTGCCCTCCAGGGTGGAATCAGTGCCCAGCAGCTCTTCcaaatgacaaaagataacacCATGAGTGTCATCATCATGGATGCTAGGAGCTGCGGGGATTTTGAGGAGTCACACATCCAGCTGCCGACGCAAACCTGCATCAGCGTCCCGGAGGAGGCTGTGCTCCCAGGGTAAGGGCAGGACCTCAGGAAGTGGCCGGAGTGCCCTTCAGAGCCATGCAGTGCCCAATCCTGTCTTTTTGGGTTAATTCCTATGTTGGCTAGATGAATAAAACTTGCCATGTGATCATTCTGGCACAGAGGTTGGCTGTTCCTTCCCAGCTCCAGGAATTTTGAATCCCAGCACAGGTGTTTTGAATACAAGATATGCCTTGTATTCCCCCCCCCAGACTAGTATAGGCAGTCAGAAGATGGTTGGACATGTGGAATTATGGTTACATGTAGCACAACTGTAGGACTGCACTCAAATGTGCCGGCGCCCTCTTCCCCAGAATCACTGTTGATCAGATCGCAGTCAAACTCCCAGAGAGGTCTAAGGAGCAGTGGAGCCACCGGGGCATTGCGGACTACGTCGTCCTGCTGGACTGGTTCAGCTCAGTGACAGATCTCAGGCTGGGCACCACCCTGCAGAGCCTGAAGGATGCCCTTTATAAGGTGAGAAGTAGCCCTGTGCCAGTCATCCAAAGGGGAGCGGGGCTGCCCTGAGAGGCCGCACGGTGTGGAAGCTGACCGCCCGCCGTCTCTGCCTTCCCCAGTGGGACAGCAAGACCTTCCTCCGCAGTGAGCCACTGGTGCTGGAGGGGGGGTACGAGAACTGGCTGCTCTTCTACCCAATGTACACATCCAACGCCAAAGTAAAACCACCGAGAGCAGAAACCCGGGGTGACGTCATCCCAAGATGTAAGTGTGTATGTCTCTCTCCAAGCAGCGATTCACGTCAACCTCGAGCATGCATCTGTGTCCCCACAGCCGCGTAATACATGCTGTGtctatattattacatttacCAGCCTTTACCGTTTATTTGTGTTATCTCTGTTGATGTCAGTGAACTTCAGCTACCCATCCCTGGAGGAGCCCAAGCCGCCAACTCCACCCGAGCCAGAACCGGAACCGGCGCCCCCTGTGGAGATAAATGGGAATTCGGCTGTGCATGAAACAACGCAGAAGGTGATGGAGGATGCGCCCGAGACACCGAAGGTGGTAACTGCATCCCTCCCATCTGAAGTTCCTTCAAGCCAGGCGGCGGAGAGCCATCCAGCAGGTCCCACCAAGGTCATTCCTAAGGTTCGTGCTGTTGGCATGTACGCTTAGCACCATGTCTCCTCTTCCGTCTTCTGGTTTTAATTCTGTCGCTCTTCCTCCAGTTTGACCGCGCCAAGAAGCCTGCGGTCAAGGTGTCCGACGGTGCCAGGCCAAACGACGAGATTCCTGCGTCCCAGAGGCCGGCTGGCGATGGCCCCGTCATCCCTGACCGTTCGATCAAGCCCGCCTTTGATCCCAGGGGCTCCTTGAGTGAGGAGGAGCGGAGCCGCATTCACGCAGACACCGTGCTCCTAATGGAGAAGGCCaagcaggagcaggagcagCGGAGGCGGGAGCGGCAGGCGAGGGAGGAgcatgaggaggaggagagacagAGGCAGCAACGGGCCAAGGAAGAAAAGGAGCGGCAGGAGCAAGCGGCCAGGGAGGAACGGCAgcgagaggaagaggagagggagaaagaggggCAGCAGGCAGAGAAGGAGGTGGAGAAGGAGCAGCAGAGTGGGAAGGACAGGGAGGAAGAAGAGCAGCCTGGGCAAAAGGACCAAAGCAGTGGGATGCCAGGCCGAGACCCGGGAGGCACTGCTCCTGGATCCAAGGTTGGTCCTGCTGCTACATGACCGGCCCGGTCAGGTTTCGACAGCCTCTGCTTAGAGTGTCGGTCAAAACTCAAGACAGGTTTGTGGCAAAGCTCCGCGAACAGACGCATGTAAGGAGGAAGGTGTGTTTAACTGAAATGTCAGAGAGGAGTTGGgaggatgcgggggggggggggacagagctGGCAGTGATGTCACACATGGAAATTGTTATAATTTCACAAGTGCCCCAGAGTTTGTTACAAACCTCTACAATTGCAAAAGCGGATGAACAGCACATTGGTCATATTTACACAGGCTAAATAGTAATTAATCTGCCCTAATGGGGGTATTTCCCAGCAGGACCCAGTGCCCAGGACAAGAAATGCAGAGATGGGAAGGGCTGTCCCCGGACTGCCAGCAGGCTGGATGAGGGTAAAGCCAAGAATCGTTGCAGTCGGCCGTGTCTTTTGCTCCAGATGTTTGAcgttctgtctgtctgcacaTGTTCCTATCATCATCCCACTTTCAGCAATTAAAGGATTTTCTTTATTCCCACCAGTTTCTGGACACTGTGACTGGCACATACCGGTACTACCATTCCCCCACCAACACAGTGCACCTGTACCCACCTGAGGTGGGTGTGGAACATACACCCCCAGCCACGCCCCCAGCCACACCCCCGACGCCCAAACAGAAGCAGGTGACGCAGGAGCCCGAGCGGGAGTGGTCCAAGTTGAAGCGCTCCTACTCCTCCCCAGACCTTGTGCAGGACGTGCAGAAGGAGGGTCTGAAGAAGCCTGCAGCCACGCCCACTGTCAACCGCGATACGAAGTACGCACCCGTAAGCTCGGTGTCCTTTCTGATGGCCTCCAGTCTGCTCAGGGATGTTGCTGTCGTGTGGTCGCAGTACTCAGGGCCTCAGGAATGCAAATACACGAGAGAGGCAAAAATTGGCTCCCGTAATTCTGTTTATCAGTATGGCTTGAAAGACGAAGGGACAGGACGCTCACTTCCATGTTCTCTGCTTCAGGCCAGTCAGCATCACAGCCTACGCCAAAGCCGAGATCTCACGGCCATCGGCAGCCAAGATCATGAATCTCAACCCCGTGTTTGGCGGGCTTGGGCCATCTCTAACAGGCCTGCGCAACTTGGGCAACACCTGCTACATGAACTCCATCCTGCAGTGCTTGTGCAACACAACAACCATGGCCAACTACTTCAACAAGGACTACTACCAGGAACACATCAACAGGTGCGGTTCAAGCCAGATCAGGCCTCCTTTCTACCTCCTCcatccctaacccccccccccattctaccTTGGAGCAAGTAACGAACCTTGTGTTTCTCTGTGGTGCAGAGCCAACATCCTAGGGCACAAGGGCGAGGTGGCGGAGGAGTTTGGCGTCATCATGAAGGCCCTCTGGTCTGGCCAGTACAAGTTCATTAGCCCCCGCGACTTCAAGGTCACCATCGGCAAGATCAATGACCAGTTTGCCGGCTACGACCAGCAGGACTCCCAGGAGTTGCTGCTTTTCCTTATGGATGGCTTGCACGAGGACCTCAATAAAGTGAGTCGTGCACCAAagaacacaccccccccccagtgctgtaGATAATCAGACACACAGGTTAAGGCATTTCTCAGACGTGAAACGCATATGGTTTGGAAAACCTGTTCATCGCCGCCCCAGATGCTTATATCATTAGCGCAGTAACTCGGAACATATTTCATGGATCTTGTTCAAACTTCGTAGGCAAATTGTGTGGGTGAAGCAATTAAATACTGAAAAATACTGAAGTTGACACAGTGCTGTTTAGTGGCAGATAAAGGAAAGGCGACCGTAGAAGACACTTGATCTTTAGAACATAACAAAAGTATATTTATGGATTTTATTACCGCTTCAGAAAAAACATGTGGATGAAAATCTACACCTGATTTCATTCTGAGACGAATCGAAGCAGCGGCACTCGGTGGAAAGGTCAGCTGCAGGATACATTTGTCAGACGTATATTGTACGGGTGAAGATCTGGAACTAATCGAATTCTtagagaaattgcaccagaacTGAAGCAGGGCTGATTCGGGAAAACGCAGTCAGGCAGCCCCAGACATTTTGGTCTTTTTAGTGCGATACTTTTTAAGTTATTTACTGGGTTTCCAAACTTCCCAGGTCATGATCTCCGGATGTATTtcattttgagaaaaaaaacatttacgcAGTGTCACTTAGTGCTGGCAAAATGAAAGGACAGACACGGATCTGCGGAACCTCATTACATTGAGATTGTAGAGATTGtggatgatgggggggggggggtctgggaggAGTAGGGATTAGATGGAGGAGGGAGAGGCGGGGCTTTCCGGGGATTACATTGTTGTCATTCTGACAGCATCTGGTTTACGAATTAAAGTGATTCCTTGACCTGCTTATCTTACATGTTTTTGACGGCATTtaattttctcctttttttttttggtgttcgTTTTTATGGCCCAATTAGAGAGTAAGTAAACCCT includes these proteins:
- the usp8 gene encoding ubiquitin carboxyl-terminal hydrolase 8 isoform X2, producing MPAVTSGVKDLYLSTSLGELNKKAEIKPEKTSTRSYVQSACKIFKAAEEYRLDRDEEKAYVMYMKYLTVYDLIRKRPDFRQQKDYYLSLLGPNSFKKAIEEAERLSESLKLRYEEAEVRKKLEEKEKQDDVKKKEESSEKERRKGTLDKASDAKKDNIRGDLKDPKSETPKGSALQGGISAQQLFQMTKDNTMSVIIMDARSCGDFEESHIQLPTQTCISVPEEAVLPGITVDQIAVKLPERSKEQWSHRGIADYVVLLDWFSSVTDLRLGTTLQSLKDALYKWDSKTFLRSEPLVLEGGYENWLLFYPMYTSNAKVKPPRAETRGDVIPRLNFSYPSLEEPKPPTPPEPEPEPAPPVEINGNSAVHETTQKVMEDAPETPKVVTASLPSEVPSSQAAESHPAGPTKVIPKFDRAKKPAVKVSDGARPNDEIPASQRPAGDGPVIPDRSIKPAFDPRGSLSEEERSRIHADTVLLMEKAKQEQEQRRRERQAREEHEEEERQRQQRAKEEKERQEQAAREERQREEEEREKEGQQAEKEVEKEQQSGKDREEEEQPGQKDQSSGMPGRDPGGTAPGSKDPVPRTRNAEMGRAVPGLPAGWMRFLDTVTGTYRYYHSPTNTVHLYPPEVGVEHTPPATPPATPPTPKQKQVTQEPEREWSKLKRSYSSPDLVQDVQKEGLKKPAATPTVNRDTKPVSITAYAKAEISRPSAAKIMNLNPVFGGLGPSLTGLRNLGNTCYMNSILQCLCNTTTMANYFNKDYYQEHINRANILGHKGEVAEEFGVIMKALWSGQYKFISPRDFKVTIGKINDQFAGYDQQDSQELLLFLMDGLHEDLNKADKRNRCKEEANDQLDDHRAAELAWSKHKQLNESIIVALFQGQFKSTVQCLVCQQKSRTFETFMYLSLPLASSSRCSLQDCLKLFSKEEKLTDNNKVFCSHCKTHRDATKKLEIWKVPPILLVHLKRFSYDGRWKQKLQTYVDFPLENLDLMQYVIGPKQGLKKYSLYGMSNHYGGLDGGHYTAFCKNTARQRWFKFDDHEVTELSTSSVKSSAAYIFFYTSL
- the usp8 gene encoding ubiquitin carboxyl-terminal hydrolase 8 isoform X1: MPAVTSGVKDLYLSTSLGELNKKAEIKPEKTSTRSYVQSACKIFKAAEEYRLDRDEEKAYVMYMKYLTVYDLIRKRPDFRQQKDYYLSLLGPNSFKKAIEEAERLSESLKLRYEEAEVRKKLEEKEKQDDVKKKEESSEKERRKGTLDKASDAKKDNIRGDLKDPKSETPKGSALQGGISAQQLFQMTKDNTMSVIIMDARSCGDFEESHIQLPTQTCISVPEEAVLPGITVDQIAVKLPERSKEQWSHRGIADYVVLLDWFSSVTDLRLGTTLQSLKDALYKWDSKTFLRSEPLVLEGGYENWLLFYPMYTSNAKVKPPRAETRGDVIPRLNFSYPSLEEPKPPTPPEPEPEPAPPVEINGNSAVHETTQKVMEDAPETPKVVTASLPSEVPSSQAAESHPAGPTKVIPKFDRAKKPAVKVSDGARPNDEIPASQRPAGDGPVIPDRSIKPAFDPRGSLSEEERSRIHADTVLLMEKAKQEQEQRRRERQAREEHEEEERQRQQRAKEEKERQEQAAREERQREEEEREKEGQQAEKEVEKEQQSGKDREEEEQPGQKDQSSGMPGRDPGGTAPGSKQDPVPRTRNAEMGRAVPGLPAGWMRFLDTVTGTYRYYHSPTNTVHLYPPEVGVEHTPPATPPATPPTPKQKQVTQEPEREWSKLKRSYSSPDLVQDVQKEGLKKPAATPTVNRDTKPVSITAYAKAEISRPSAAKIMNLNPVFGGLGPSLTGLRNLGNTCYMNSILQCLCNTTTMANYFNKDYYQEHINRANILGHKGEVAEEFGVIMKALWSGQYKFISPRDFKVTIGKINDQFAGYDQQDSQELLLFLMDGLHEDLNKADKRNRCKEEANDQLDDHRAAELAWSKHKQLNESIIVALFQGQFKSTVQCLVCQQKSRTFETFMYLSLPLASSSRCSLQDCLKLFSKEEKLTDNNKVFCSHCKTHRDATKKLEIWKVPPILLVHLKRFSYDGRWKQKLQTYVDFPLENLDLMQYVIGPKQGLKKYSLYGMSNHYGGLDGGHYTAFCKNTARQRWFKFDDHEVTELSTSSVKSSAAYIFFYTSL